TGCGCCGTGCTGTTCGGTTTCGCGGGCGCACTCGCCGGCTTCGGCGCTTCCGCGGCTGCGTTTGTCTGCGCCTTCGGAGGTGCGACGCTGGTCTACTGGACGTCGCGAAGGAGTGGACGAACCAGCGTCGGTGCCTTCCTGCTTGCGGGCGTGGCCATCGGGTCTGTGCTCTGGGCTGCAATCACGTTACTGCTGATCATCGCGCAGCAATCGTTCGAGCGGATCGTTTTCTGGCTCATGGGCAGCTTCAGCATGGCCACGTGGGGGCAGGTGTGGGTCGCACTCGGGATCGGCGGCGTGGGTGTGCTGGGGCTGATGTGGGTCGCCAGGGCACTGAACGTCTACTCCCTCGGCGAAGAGTCGGCCGCCCATCTCGGTGTAGACGTGGAGCGCGTAAAGGGCGGAGTGCTGTTGTTCGGCTCGCTGGCGACAGCAGCTGCTGTGTCGGTGGCGGGCATCATCGGCTTCGTCGGGCTGATCGTGCCGCACATCGGCAGGCGCCTGGTCGGCCCCGAGCATCGGCTGCTCTACATCGCGTGCGGGCTGCTCGGCGCGATCCTGCTGATTGCCGCGGATACGCTGGCCCGTGCCGCTCTCCCGCCGCGCGAGATCCCGGTCGGCGTCCTGACCGCACTCATCGGCGCGCCCTTCCTCGTGGGCCTACTTCGGACCCGCTCGTAACCG
This sequence is a window from Fimbriimonadia bacterium. Protein-coding genes within it:
- a CDS encoding iron ABC transporter permease → MTVGDTAERNPRGSIGLLVALALLLVGSAVGSAFLGAQALPFGEVWRALLAGPTVESTDHIATILWSIRAPRIVLAGACGWMLASAGVGFQGVLRNPLADPFITGIAGGAAIGASCAVLFGFAGALAGFGASAAAFVCAFGGATLVYWTSRRSGRTSVGAFLLAGVAIGSVLWAAITLLLIIAQQSFERIVFWLMGSFSMATWGQVWVALGIGGVGVLGLMWVARALNVYSLGEESAAHLGVDVERVKGGVLLFGSLATAAAVSVAGIIGFVGLIVPHIGRRLVGPEHRLLYIACGLLGAILLIAADTLARAALPPREIPVGVLTALIGAPFLVGLLRTRS